In Escherichia ruysiae, a genomic segment contains:
- the purC gene encoding phosphoribosylaminoimidazolesuccinocarboxamide synthase: MQKQAELYRGKAKTVYSTENPDLLVLEFRNDTSAGDGARIEQFDRKGMVNNKFNYFIMSKLAEAGIPTQMERLLSDTECLVKKLDMVPVECVVRNRAAGSLVKRLGIEEGIELNPPLFDLFLKNDAMHDPMVNESYCETFGWVSKENLARMKELTYKANDVLKKLFDDAGLILVDFKLEFGLYKGEVVLGDEFSPDGSRLWDKETLEKMDKDRFRQSLGGLIEAYEAVARRLGVQLD, encoded by the coding sequence ATGCAAAAGCAAGCTGAGTTGTATCGTGGTAAAGCGAAAACCGTATACAGCACGGAAAACCCGGATCTGTTGGTGCTCGAATTCCGCAATGATACGTCAGCAGGTGATGGTGCGCGCATTGAGCAGTTTGATCGCAAAGGTATGGTGAACAACAAGTTCAACTACTTCATTATGAGCAAACTGGCTGAAGCGGGTATCCCGACTCAAATGGAGCGTCTGCTCTCCGATACTGAATGTCTGGTGAAAAAGCTGGATATGGTGCCGGTTGAGTGTGTCGTACGTAACCGTGCTGCTGGCTCTCTGGTGAAACGTCTTGGAATTGAAGAAGGTATTGAGCTGAACCCGCCGCTGTTCGATCTGTTCCTGAAAAACGATGCCATGCATGACCCGATGGTTAACGAATCTTATTGCGAAACCTTTGGCTGGGTAAGCAAAGAGAACCTGGCGCGTATGAAAGAACTGACCTACAAAGCGAACGACGTGCTGAAAAAACTGTTTGATGATGCCGGTCTGATTCTGGTCGACTTTAAGCTGGAGTTTGGCCTGTACAAAGGCGAAGTGGTACTGGGCGATGAGTTCTCCCCGGACGGTAGCCGCCTGTGGGACAAAGAAACGCTGGAGAAAATGGACAAAGACCGTTTCCGCCAGAGCCTCGGTGGCCTGATTGAAGCTTATGAAGCCGTCGCCCGCCGCCTGGGTGTACAGCTGGACTGA
- the bamC gene encoding outer membrane protein assembly factor BamC has translation MAYSVQKSRLAKVAGVSLVLLLAACSSDSRYKRQVSGDEAYLEAAPLAELHAPAGMILPVTSGDYAIPVTNGSGAVGKALDIRPPAQPLALISGARTQFTGDTASLLVENGRGNTLWPQVVSVLQAKNYTITQRDDAGQTLTTDWVQWNRLDEDEQYRGRYQISVKPQGYQQAVTVKLLNLEQAGKPVADAASMQRYSTEMMNVISAGLDKSVTDAANAAQNRASTTMDVQSAADDTGLPMLVVRGPFNVVWQRLPAALEKVGMKVTDSTRSQGSMAVTYKPLSDSDWQELGASDPGLASGDYKLQVGDLDNRSSLQFIDPKGHTLTQSQNDALVSVFQAAFSK, from the coding sequence CTATAAGCGTCAGGTGAGTGGTGATGAAGCCTATCTGGAAGCGGCACCGCTTGCGGAGCTTCATGCCCCGGCAGGAATGATTTTGCCGGTGACTTCCGGTGATTATGCAATACCGGTGACCAACGGTAGCGGTGCTGTCGGTAAGGCGCTGGACATTCGTCCACCTGCCCAGCCGTTGGCGCTGATTTCCGGCGCACGTACCCAGTTTACGGGCGACACCGCCTCGCTGCTGGTAGAAAATGGTCGTGGTAATACTTTGTGGCCGCAGGTTGTTAGCGTGCTGCAGGCGAAAAACTACACCATTACCCAACGCGATGATGCTGGTCAGACGCTGACTACCGATTGGGTGCAATGGAATCGTCTGGACGAAGACGAGCAGTATCGCGGTCGTTATCAAATCTCTGTTAAACCGCAGGGTTATCAGCAGGCGGTAACGGTGAAACTGCTGAACCTGGAGCAGGCGGGCAAACCGGTTGCAGACGCGGCTTCCATGCAGCGTTACAGCACGGAGATGATGAACGTCATTTCCGCCGGTCTGGATAAATCCGTGACCGATGCGGCTAATGCGGCGCAAAACCGTGCTTCCACCACCATGGACGTACAAAGTGCTGCTGATGACACAGGCTTACCAATGCTGGTCGTTCGCGGGCCGTTCAACGTGGTTTGGCAACGTCTGCCAGCGGCGCTGGAAAAAGTGGGCATGAAAGTGACCGACAGCACCCGTTCGCAGGGCAGCATGGCCGTGACCTATAAGCCGTTGTCTGACAGCGACTGGCAGGAACTGGGCGCGAGCGATCCAGGCCTGGCATCCGGTGACTATAAACTGCAAGTCGGTGATTTAGATAACCGCAGCAGCTTGCAGTTCATCGATCCGAAAGGCCATACGCTGACTCAAAGCCAAAACGACGCACTGGTATCTGTCTTCCAGGCAGCGTTTAGCAAGTAA
- the ypfJ gene encoding KPN_02809 family neutral zinc metallopeptidase: MRWQGRRESDNVEDRRNSSGGPSMGGPGFRLPSGKGGLILLVVVLVAGYYGVDLTGLMTGQPISQQQSTRSISPNEDEAAKFTSVILATTEDTWGQQFEKMGKTYQQPKLVMYRGMTRTGCGAGQSIMGPFYCPADGTVYIDLSFYDDMKDKLGADGDFAQGYVIAHEVGHHVQKLLGIEPKVRQLQQNATQAEVNRLSVRMELQADCFAGVWGHSMQQQGVLETGDLEEALNAAQAIGDDRLQQQSQGRVVPDSFTHGTSQQRYSWFKRGFDSGDPAQCNTFGKSI, translated from the coding sequence ATGCGCTGGCAAGGGCGTCGTGAAAGTGACAATGTTGAAGACAGGCGAAACAGCTCTGGTGGCCCGTCAATGGGCGGTCCCGGTTTCCGTCTGCCAAGCGGTAAAGGTGGGCTGATTTTACTGGTAGTGGTGCTGGTTGCTGGCTACTATGGTGTTGATTTAACTGGGTTGATGACCGGACAGCCGATTTCTCAACAGCAATCAACGCGCTCAATTAGCCCAAATGAAGATGAAGCAGCAAAATTCACCTCGGTAATTCTGGCAACCACGGAAGACACCTGGGGACAGCAATTCGAGAAGATGGGTAAGACTTATCAGCAACCGAAGCTGGTGATGTATCGCGGAATGACACGCACCGGTTGCGGCGCCGGACAGTCCATTATGGGGCCGTTCTATTGCCCGGCGGATGGTACGGTCTATATCGATCTCTCTTTCTATGATGACATGAAAGACAAACTGGGCGCGGATGGTGATTTCGCTCAGGGATACGTTATCGCCCATGAAGTCGGTCATCATGTGCAGAAACTGTTAGGCATTGAACCGAAAGTCCGTCAATTGCAACAAAACGCGACGCAGGCGGAAGTGAACCGCTTATCTGTGCGTATGGAACTCCAGGCCGACTGTTTTGCCGGTGTCTGGGGGCACAGTATGCAGCAACAAGGCGTTCTGGAAACTGGCGATCTGGAAGAGGCGCTGAATGCGGCGCAAGCCATCGGCGATGACCGCTTACAGCAGCAAAGTCAGGGGCGGGTAGTGCCGGACAGCTTTACTCATGGT